GGTTTCAAAAACAAATTCAAAATTGTTGGAATTCCTGATGAATATACCGTTACTGGTTCTCAAGTAGAAATTTTCAACCATTATGGCATATCAAAAGATGGTTTGTTTAAAACGTGCAAAGAACTGTTAGAGACTGTTTAAATTTTGTTTTTGGAACATTTTATAGGGTATTTTTTCGTCAGATAGGGCCGAGCGTATAAAAAAGGTCTGGGGAGACCTTTTTAGCGAAGGAGCCAGGCTGCCGCGAGGGAGAGATTCATAGCCATAGCTATGTACCGAAAAATAGCTGATGTATGGCGGAAAAAGGCACATAAAAGAACCAAAGGATAAAACTTAAACAGTCTCTTAAAAATTTAATATAAAGTATCGCCTTTTTGGCAACAAATAATTAAGATCGCGCTATTGATTGCTGTTATTATGGATAGATTAAATCATCCAAACGAAGACTAAACCATTTCAAAAGTAAAGAATAAGCATGTCAAAATCATATATTTTATCCATCGATCAAGGTACCAGTGGCACCAAAGCCATCATTTTTGATGAACGTGGAACAGTTATTATAAAAACTACTGAACCTTTAAAATCGTACTACCCTACTGCTAGTTTTGTTGAACAAGATCCTTTTGAAATTTATCAGTCAGTAATAAATGCCGTTAAAAATTGTATTTCAAAATTCAACGAACAATTTCCGGGTGAAGAACAAAACATCGTGTCTTGCGGAATTTCCAACCAACGGGAAACATTTGTACTATGGGATAAAAACGGAAACCCACTACACAACGCCGTAGTTTGGCAATGCAAACGTTCTGTTGAAGTGTGCGAACGCTTAAAAGAAAACAACCTGGAAAGTGCTATAAACTCCAGTACAGGTTTAACTATCGATCCCTATTTTTCAGCAACCAAAGTCATGTGGCTTAATGAAAACAATGATACCGTTAAAAAAGCTATCAAAAACGGGGAAGCTTACTTTGGAACGGTGGACACATGGTTGCTTTACAAACTTACAAACCATAAAAGTTTTAAAACAGAATACACAAATGCTTCAAGAACCTTATTTTTTAATATCTATAATTTAGAATGGGATACATCGCTTTTAAAAGCATTTAATATTGAAAATTTAAACCTTCCAGAAGTTACGTTTTCTTCAGATCGTTTTGGGGATTCAACTTTTGAAGGCACTTTTAAAAAAGCACTTCCAATAATGGGTATTATTGGTGATTCGCAAGCAGCCTTTTTTGGAGAAGAATGTTTTACCAATGGCATGGCAAAAGCCACTTTAGGCACAGGTTCATCTATTTTATGGCATGCTGAAAATCTATCAAAACAGACCGATAATGGCATGCTTACCACTATTGGTTGGAGTATTGAAGGTCAGGTGAATTATGCCTTAGAAGGTGTGATAGTAAGTTGCGGTTCTACAATTGAGTGGTTAAAAAACCAGTTAGAGGTCTTTACTTCTTATCAGGAAATAGAACCGATGGCAACCTCATTAAAAACCAATGACGGTGTTTATCTTATTCCTGCTTTTAGCGGTATGGGAGCTCCATATTGGCAAAAAGATTGGAAAGCTTCTATTCATGGGCTAACCTTCGGAACAACGAAAGAACATCTGGTACGAGCTGCCTTAGAGTCTATTGCGTTCCAAATAAAAGATGTGATTCATTCTATTGAAAAAGAAACAAAAACGTCGCTAAAAGAATTAAAAGTAAACGGTGGCATTACCGCCAATGAATTCTTGATGCAGTTTATAGCCGATTTGTTAAAAACACCTATTACCAACATGGGCATTACCGATGTGTCTGCTTGGGGTGCGGCTTTAATGTCGGGACTGGGGGTAAAACTTTGGAGGAACTTAGACACGCTTCCGAAATTACCAAGCGACATGATTAAACGTTACAACCCAAATAAGGATAATGATATTGTAAATAAGGCGTATTTAGGTTGGCAAACTATTATTACTAATAAAACAGAATAAATCTTTTATACAACCTTGATGTTTATAACAATGAACTCGTTTAAACTTTTTATAATTGGCTAAAAAATCGTCCTTTTGCACTCGCTTTTTGCCCTTTTTTCCTTGCGTAGCTCTGCTATGCAACTCAAAAAAGTCTTCAACCGAGCATAGGGCGGAGCGTGAAAAAATAACCCAGTGGGTTATTTTAGCGCACGAGCCAGCTGGCGAAGGGTTAAATTTTCGCTTCAATCAAAAAAGTTTAAACGAGTTCAATTAAAATGGACAGTACAGGATAGAAATTTATAAATGTTATATCTTATGAAATCGAATGATTTAAAAATCCTAAACGAACTCAAACTTGGAAGCCCTGAGGCCTTTAAGGAATTATTCGACCTGTATTATATTCCATTAAGTACGTATGCCTTTAAATACTGTGATTCATTTACTGTAGCAGAAGACATTGTTCAAGATTTATTTATAAAGATTTGGGATGAAAAACTATATCTGAACTTCAACGAAACCATAGGCCCTTATCTTTTTAAAGCAGTAAAAAACAACACGCTACAAGCAACAAAACAAAAGTCTAAGTATCATTTTGTAGAAATCGAAGAACACGTCAATAAATTAATGATTGACGAAAACATTGATATTAAATTAATAGAAGACGACAAGAAAAAACTTTTCACGGAAATTGAAGCATTACCTACAAAATGCAAAGAAGTTTTTAAGGCCATTGTATTGGACAATCTTAAATACAAAGAGGTTGCCTTGCAACTTGGCATTTCGGTAAATACTGTTAAAACCCACTATTCAAGAGCTTTAAAACAACTTAGGAGTGTTTTAGAAATAATAATATTATTATTTCTAATTTAGAGACTGTTTAAAATAGTTTCTTTTTTTGTCACCCATTTTTGGTTTTTTGTTATTCTAGTTAATATAGCACATATTAAAGTTAAAATAACATAGTTACAAAAATCAATAATGGACCATACCAATCCCCATATCTTAAACCTTATTTCAAATTATATCTCTAAAGAAATTAGCGAAGAGGAATTCAATGAGTTAAAGCAATGGCTACTTGAGGATTCTAAAAACGAACAATTTTTTATTGATTATTTAAGAATTTACAAGAAATCCAGAAGAATACAATTTGTTAAAATATTGGACAAGGATGTTGCATGGAAAAATATTATTTCAAAACTAGAAACCCCTTTGCTTCAAGAGCAACCCCTAAAAAAAGCCACTTCAACATCCAAATACATAAAATTAATACCAAGCATTTCAAAATATGCAGCCATTGCCTTTGTATTTTTAACTATTGGATATTTTTACAAAAGTGGCAACTTCCCTAACTCCAAAAACACAGTTATACCCCCGGAAAGTATCACGCTTCGATTAGAAAATGGTAAAATCCAGATTATTAATGAAGATGGTTCCTCACAATTAGTTGACGAAGAAGGCAAAATAATAGGAAGCCAAAACGGAAGCCAACTCGTTTACACCAACGAAACCAAAAAAGAAACTTTAACTTATAACACGCTCACCATTCCGTACGGAAAACGATTTGAAATTCAATTGTCCGACGGCACCAGAGTACACTTAAACGCAGGCTCATCTTTAAAATACCCTGTTAAGTTTATAAACGGTATAAAGCGTGAAGTATTCTTAAATGGGGAAGCATTTTTTTCTGTAACCAAAGATGCCAAACACCCTTTTATAGTGAATGCGACAGACTTAAATGTAGAGGTTTTTGGAACAGAATTTAATGTATCGGCATATCCCGAGGATATAGATACAGATGTTGTTTTAGTTGAAGGTTCAGTGGGAATGTATAAAAATAATGAAACCATAAAAGAGGGCACCATGTTGGTACCGGGTACAAAAGGCTCGCTTAACAAAGAAAACTTAAGCATATCAACTGAAAAAGTAAATACACTTATTTACACTTCATGGAGGCAAGGCGGTTTGTTTTTCAGAAATATGTCGTTTAAAAATATTGCTAAAAAACTGGAACGCCAGTATAATATGAAAGTTATAATTACAAATAAGTTATTAGAAAACGAAACCTTCAACGCTAACTTTAACGAAGAGCCCATAGAGAACATATTAAGCTATTTTAACGATAGTTACAACATAAAATACACTATAAAAAACAACATGATATATATAAACTAACTAACCTAAAAACCTTTTAATCTATGAGATAGACGCTAAAAAAATCCAACAAAAATATCACTTTAAATTATCTGAGGATAAGAACAAAAAAACCGGAAAATGCGCCAACATTTCCCGGGAATTATAAAGTGAGAACTAAAATTTAGTCATTCACCAATTTAACACTTTAAAAATATGAAAAAAATTCATGATAGAAAAGGTAGAAAACTGCCTTGTCTGAAATTTGATTTAAAAATGAAATTAACCACTCTTTTTTCACTTATATCATTCTTTAGCATGTTAGCAAACACAGGCTACACACAAACAATCACTTTGAACGTTGTAGACACACCTGTATCTCAAATAATAGATAAAATTGAAGCTACATCCGAATATAGATTTGTTTACAACACAAAATTTGTTGATTTAAGACGCAGAGTTTCAATAAAAGTAGAAGATGTTAGTATTGAAAATGTTCTAAGCAATTTGTTTAACAACACAAGCACTTCTTATAAAATAAGAAACACTCAAATTGTTTTAAAAGACAAAAAAGAAGTTCTAAACCAAACTAACATCCAACCATCTATTGATGTAAGAATACAAAAACATGTTGTTACCGGAACTGTTAGTGATGCTAATGGACAACCATTAGCTGGTTCTAATATTATTGAAAAGGGAACCAGCAATGGTGCACAATCAGACTTTGATGGTAATTTTTCCATTGCTGTTTCAAGTCCAAATGCAATACTAGTTGTTTCGTATGTCGGGTTTGTTACACAGGAAATTAATGTTAACAATCAAAACTCAATTACCATAACACTTTTAGAAAGTACCGATGAATTGGGTGAAATTGTGATAGTAGGTTATGGTTCCACTAAAAAGAGCGATGTTACTGGCGCCGTTGTTTCAATCGGCAATACCGAACTTAACAAAGTGGGTGCTACCAGCCCAATGCAAGCATTACAGGCTCATTCTGCTGGTGTAAATATTTCACAAAGAACAGGTTCTGTTGGTGCTGGTTTTGACATTACAATTCGTGGAACCAACTCTTTTGCAGGACAACAACCCCTATATGTTGTAGATGGCATCATGACTGAAAGTATTGATTTTTTGAATCCGCAAGATATTCAAAGGATAGACATACTTAAAGATGCATCATCAACAGCTATTTACGGATCTCGTGGTTCTAATGGTGTTGTAATTGTGACTACAAAAAGTGGAGAAGGGTTTCAAAACAGAAAACCATCAATTTCCTATTCTGGGTATGTTGGTATTCGTGACGTCGCGAATATGCCTGATTTTTTAAACAGTTATGATGAAAGTGTTACATGGAATAGGAACAGACAAGTATCGCGTGATCTTGTACAAGGAAATCCTATCGTAAACTCCCCAACTTATGGATTTCCAAATGTTACAGTAAATGGAACTAACTATTGGGAAGAGAATCTTGCTAATAGAAATGGCAATGATTGGTTGGATGACTTTCTTAAGTCAAGTACACAACAAAATCATTTTATATCAGCTAATGGTGGATCTGAAAATGTGAGTTATGTTATTGGCTTTGGTTATCAAGGCGACGATGGTAATGCTGTAGGGCAATATTTTAAGAAATATAATTTTAAGGCAAGTTTAGACGCAAAGGTTAACGATAAGTTTTCTATAGGAGCCAATATAAATCTTGCATTTTCTGAACAAGAGTTAGTATCCAGACAAGGTTATACACAACAATTATTTAGAATGCCTACTTATGCACCATCGCACAATATTGACGGTAGTATTATCCAATCACCAATGATAGGTATTTCAAGTAATGTTAGCCCCTATACTTTTGCTGATGGTAATTCTGCTTGGAATGTTGAACAGTTTAATATAGTTTCTAACTTTTATTTAAAATTCAATGCCACTAAAGAACTTAGTTTCAAATCTACATTTTCACCAAATGCCAGAATTCAAAGAGACGGAGAGTATAAAGATAGGTTTGCAACCAGATCGATTTCTATTGCCAGATTTTGGACCAACAACAGACTTTCCTATGTATGGGATAATCAAATGAACTTTTCAAAGGAATTTGGAGAACACAACATATCCTACGACTTTATACAATCGGCTACGTTCGACCGTTCAGAAAGATCGTTTTCTTTTGGTAGAGATGTGCCTTTTCAATCATCATTCTATAATGTACAAAGCGCCCCCCAGCGTGATGCAGAAACAGGATATAGTAAGAGTACCATATTATCATTTACAAATCGTATAAATTATTCATTTAAAGATAAATATTTACTTACTGCTACCATGAGATGGGATGGTGCTTCCAGACTTGCAGAAGGCAGTAAATGGGCTTCTTTCCCATCCGCTGCTGTAGCATGGAAAATGAAAGAAGAATCATTTTTAAAAGATGTTTCAGAAATTGATAATTTAAAAGTGCGCTTAAGCTATGGCTATTCTGGT
This genomic window from Mariniflexile sp. TRM1-10 contains:
- a CDS encoding FGGY family carbohydrate kinase — its product is MSKSYILSIDQGTSGTKAIIFDERGTVIIKTTEPLKSYYPTASFVEQDPFEIYQSVINAVKNCISKFNEQFPGEEQNIVSCGISNQRETFVLWDKNGNPLHNAVVWQCKRSVEVCERLKENNLESAINSSTGLTIDPYFSATKVMWLNENNDTVKKAIKNGEAYFGTVDTWLLYKLTNHKSFKTEYTNASRTLFFNIYNLEWDTSLLKAFNIENLNLPEVTFSSDRFGDSTFEGTFKKALPIMGIIGDSQAAFFGEECFTNGMAKATLGTGSSILWHAENLSKQTDNGMLTTIGWSIEGQVNYALEGVIVSCGSTIEWLKNQLEVFTSYQEIEPMATSLKTNDGVYLIPAFSGMGAPYWQKDWKASIHGLTFGTTKEHLVRAALESIAFQIKDVIHSIEKETKTSLKELKVNGGITANEFLMQFIADLLKTPITNMGITDVSAWGAALMSGLGVKLWRNLDTLPKLPSDMIKRYNPNKDNDIVNKAYLGWQTIITNKTE
- a CDS encoding RNA polymerase sigma factor — protein: MKSNDLKILNELKLGSPEAFKELFDLYYIPLSTYAFKYCDSFTVAEDIVQDLFIKIWDEKLYLNFNETIGPYLFKAVKNNTLQATKQKSKYHFVEIEEHVNKLMIDENIDIKLIEDDKKKLFTEIEALPTKCKEVFKAIVLDNLKYKEVALQLGISVNTVKTHYSRALKQLRSVLEIIILLFLI
- a CDS encoding FecR family protein encodes the protein MDHTNPHILNLISNYISKEISEEEFNELKQWLLEDSKNEQFFIDYLRIYKKSRRIQFVKILDKDVAWKNIISKLETPLLQEQPLKKATSTSKYIKLIPSISKYAAIAFVFLTIGYFYKSGNFPNSKNTVIPPESITLRLENGKIQIINEDGSSQLVDEEGKIIGSQNGSQLVYTNETKKETLTYNTLTIPYGKRFEIQLSDGTRVHLNAGSSLKYPVKFINGIKREVFLNGEAFFSVTKDAKHPFIVNATDLNVEVFGTEFNVSAYPEDIDTDVVLVEGSVGMYKNNETIKEGTMLVPGTKGSLNKENLSISTEKVNTLIYTSWRQGGLFFRNMSFKNIAKKLERQYNMKVIITNKLLENETFNANFNEEPIENILSYFNDSYNIKYTIKNNMIYIN
- a CDS encoding TonB-dependent receptor, producing the protein MKKIHDRKGRKLPCLKFDLKMKLTTLFSLISFFSMLANTGYTQTITLNVVDTPVSQIIDKIEATSEYRFVYNTKFVDLRRRVSIKVEDVSIENVLSNLFNNTSTSYKIRNTQIVLKDKKEVLNQTNIQPSIDVRIQKHVVTGTVSDANGQPLAGSNIIEKGTSNGAQSDFDGNFSIAVSSPNAILVVSYVGFVTQEINVNNQNSITITLLESTDELGEIVIVGYGSTKKSDVTGAVVSIGNTELNKVGATSPMQALQAHSAGVNISQRTGSVGAGFDITIRGTNSFAGQQPLYVVDGIMTESIDFLNPQDIQRIDILKDASSTAIYGSRGSNGVVIVTTKSGEGFQNRKPSISYSGYVGIRDVANMPDFLNSYDESVTWNRNRQVSRDLVQGNPIVNSPTYGFPNVTVNGTNYWEENLANRNGNDWLDDFLKSSTQQNHFISANGGSENVSYVIGFGYQGDDGNAVGQYFKKYNFKASLDAKVNDKFSIGANINLAFSEQELVSRQGYTQQLFRMPTYAPSHNIDGSIIQSPMIGISSNVSPYTFADGNSAWNVEQFNIVSNFYLKFNATKELSFKSTFSPNARIQRDGEYKDRFATRSISIARFWTNNRLSYVWDNQMNFSKEFGEHNISYDFIQSATFDRSERSFSFGRDVPFQSSFYNVQSAPQRDAETGYSKSTILSFTNRINYSFKDKYLLTATMRWDGASRLAEGSKWASFPSAAVAWKMKEESFLKDVSEIDNLKVRLSYGYSGGYGPIGPYATQSTVNRQKYYDWDGTTANGFVPSDLANKELTWERTREWNFGADFGLFNNRISGEINLYDRLSRGTILSRKLAMPTGWPSMFDNIASISNKGIEIQLKTLNINNGDFKWETSFIFSKNNNKIVDLYGARLDDVPNRWFIGQPVDVIYAMVFDGVWQKDELAPADQQAMEGTAKVKDLNGDGSIDIDNDMKVLGSPAPDWIGTFSTTFTYKNWDLSATIFTKQGVLVYSPFHREFTDFNSRVILDVPHYVRENPVTESRFSNTYPQASYQGQYWGEDAEDYGYPGFNKDASFVRIQNISLGYNFDSDLLSKVGITGLHLYVNALNPFTFTKYEGFDPEWAGAGMSGVDANNTGYSIYQLGVNVKF